Proteins encoded in a region of the Spiroplasma endosymbiont of Amphimallon solstitiale genome:
- the ilvA gene encoding threonine ammonia-lyase, producing MENLVSEEVIEETYSKIKDKISKTSLIKADKLSSFSGNNIFLKLENLQKTGSFKIRGALNKILNLSKEQQAKGLIAASAGNHAQGVALAASSLNLVSKIVMPVTAPLAKIAATKEFGGAKCTVKLCGNMFDDAMFEALRLEKEEGLTLVHPYDDNFVIAGQGTIGLEIYEQMNAMGKEIDYCLVPIGGGGLLSGISIYLKSKNPNIKFIGIEAQNVDSYNQALKQGKPFKIQGKSSIADGIAVKQTGELTFNILKKNVDKVVTVSEEEIAQAMLFLLEKCKIVTEGSGAVTVAAILSGKLDKIIGKDKNVVCVISGGNVDITTLGTIINSALISSHRRVPFSVNGKINNSTISEIINIITKNGASIYKIHSTFDRNKLDISNFSIFIVMDTSDEFQKNKIFAEIRASSSNFTLLAK from the coding sequence GTGGAAAATTTAGTAAGTGAAGAAGTAATTGAAGAAACGTATTCAAAAATTAAAGATAAAATTAGTAAGACAAGTTTGATAAAAGCAGATAAACTTTCTTCATTTTCTGGTAATAATATATTTTTAAAGTTAGAAAATTTACAAAAAACAGGTAGTTTTAAAATTAGAGGAGCTTTAAATAAAATTCTTAATTTATCAAAGGAACAGCAAGCAAAGGGTTTAATTGCTGCTAGTGCTGGTAATCATGCACAAGGAGTCGCTTTAGCAGCTTCAAGTTTAAATTTAGTATCAAAGATAGTTATGCCTGTAACAGCACCACTAGCCAAAATTGCTGCTACTAAAGAATTTGGTGGTGCTAAATGTACTGTTAAACTTTGTGGTAATATGTTTGATGATGCAATGTTTGAAGCATTAAGACTTGAAAAAGAAGAAGGGTTAACGTTAGTTCATCCATATGATGATAATTTTGTTATTGCTGGTCAAGGTACAATTGGTTTAGAAATATATGAGCAAATGAATGCAATGGGTAAAGAAATTGATTATTGTTTAGTTCCAATTGGTGGAGGAGGACTTTTAAGTGGTATTTCAATTTATTTAAAAAGTAAAAATCCAAATATTAAATTTATTGGTATTGAAGCACAAAATGTTGATTCTTATAATCAAGCTTTAAAACAAGGAAAACCATTTAAAATTCAAGGTAAAAGTTCAATTGCTGATGGAATTGCTGTTAAACAAACAGGAGAATTAACATTTAATATTTTAAAGAAAAATGTTGATAAAGTTGTTACTGTTAGCGAAGAAGAAATTGCGCAAGCAATGTTATTTTTATTAGAAAAATGTAAAATTGTAACTGAAGGTAGTGGCGCTGTTACTGTTGCTGCTATTCTTTCTGGTAAATTAGATAAAATCATTGGTAAAGATAAAAATGTTGTTTGTGTAATTAGTGGTGGTAATGTTGATATTACTACATTAGGAACAATTATTAATAGTGCCTTAATTAGTTCACATCGACGAGTTCCTTTTTCAGTTAACGGTAAAATTAATAATAGTACTATTAGCGAAATTATTAATATTATTACTAAAAATGGTGCCTCTATTTATAAAATTCACAGTACATTTGATCGTAATAAATTAGATATTAGTAATTTTAGTATTTTTATAGTTATGGATACATCAGATGAATTTCAAAAAAATAAAATTTTTGCTGAGATTAGAGCATCAAGTTCTAACTTTACATTATTAGCTAAATAG
- a CDS encoding ABC transporter ATP-binding protein yields MENNEQNKKKIDKSRPLVEILNLTKEYRNKVALNKVNLTINPGDRIGIIGANGNGKSTLSEIIGGIRKPTSGEIIRQEHLVNGLQFQESRYPAGISVMDMIKYYLHTFNISMKEDELLELLKTYQLLGIENKFIQTLSGGQQQRLNILLAVIHDPDLVILDEVSTGLDIEVRSEIFEFFRKNIIDKNKTMILVTHNMSEVEEFCFNYVEKYGWPKIIHQFTLKILFLIKNLLKVTLFSLKIL; encoded by the coding sequence ATGGAAAATAATGAACAAAATAAGAAAAAAATAGATAAGTCTCGGCCACTAGTAGAAATCTTGAATCTAACAAAGGAATATAGAAATAAAGTAGCATTAAATAAAGTTAATTTAACTATTAATCCTGGTGATCGAATTGGAATCATCGGTGCAAATGGTAATGGTAAGTCAACCTTAAGTGAAATTATTGGTGGTATTCGTAAACCAACATCTGGTGAAATAATTCGTCAAGAACATCTAGTAAATGGTTTACAATTTCAAGAATCTAGATATCCGGCCGGAATATCTGTTATGGATATGATTAAATATTATTTACATACTTTTAATATTTCAATGAAAGAAGATGAACTATTAGAGTTACTGAAGACATACCAATTACTTGGAATTGAAAATAAGTTTATTCAAACACTTTCAGGTGGACAACAACAACGTTTAAATATTTTACTAGCTGTTATTCATGATCCTGATCTAGTTATTTTAGATGAAGTTTCCACGGGATTAGATATTGAAGTTCGTTCAGAAATTTTTGAATTTTTTAGAAAAAATATTATTGACAAAAATAAGACAATGATCTTAGTTACTCACAATATGAGCGAAGTTGAAGAATTTTGTTTTAATTATGTAGAAAAGTATGGATGACCAAAAATTATTCATCAATTTACACTTAAAATATTATTTTTAATTAAAAATTTGTTAAAAGTAACATTATTTAGTTTAAAAATTCTCTAA
- a CDS encoding IS30 family transposase codes for MYKYLTIESIIAIKEYKSYGFSIRKIAKAIDYSKSTVHRVCRLLNQNLLPLEILNKIQKNKQNAGRKLIILTLIEINTINHLLITKNYALDIIANFLKENKIKSISTKTLYNMFKTNRMGFDENNLLRKGKNKPHKQKETRGRINNCKSIHERNLIIPNIKNIEEFGHLEGDTIIGKDHKSSIITLADIWSKTTILLATKNNKSENITKSIIKFISKLQKGTVKTITFDRGKEFSKWKLIEKNCNVKIYFADPGKPCQRGLNENNNGILRRYLPKSTDLSSYKQKDLNTIAFQINSTPRKSLSYKRPIDLIQLF; via the coding sequence ATGTATAAGTATCTGACTATTGAATCAATAATAGCAATAAAAGAATATAAAAGTTATGGATTTTCGATTCGTAAAATAGCAAAAGCCATTGATTATAGTAAATCAACTGTACATAGAGTTTGTAGATTATTAAATCAAAACTTATTACCATTAGAAATATTGAATAAAATTCAAAAAAATAAACAAAATGCAGGTAGAAAATTAATAATTTTAACTTTAATAGAAATTAATACTATTAATCATTTGTTAATTACTAAAAATTATGCTCTTGATATAATTGCTAATTTTTTAAAGGAAAATAAAATAAAAAGTATTTCAACAAAAACTTTATATAACATGTTTAAAACAAATCGAATGGGTTTTGATGAAAATAACTTATTGAGAAAAGGAAAAAATAAACCTCACAAACAAAAAGAAACTAGGGGCAGAATTAATAATTGTAAGTCTATTCATGAAAGAAATTTAATCATTCCTAATATTAAAAATATAGAAGAATTTGGTCATTTAGAGGGTGATACTATCATTGGTAAAGATCATAAAAGTTCTATTATTACTTTAGCTGATATATGATCAAAAACCACAATTCTTTTAGCAACTAAAAATAATAAATCAGAAAATATTACAAAAAGTATAATAAAATTTATTTCAAAGTTACAAAAAGGAACAGTTAAAACTATTACTTTTGATCGTGGTAAAGAATTTAGTAAATGAAAATTAATCGAAAAAAATTGTAATGTTAAGATTTATTTTGCAGATCCTGGTAAACCTTGTCAAAGAGGTTTAAATGAAAATAATAATGGTATTTTAAGAAGATATTTACCAAAATCTACAGATCTATCTTCATATAAACAAAAAGATTTAAATACTATAGCATTTCAAATTAATTCTACACCCAGAAAATCACTATCTTATAAAAGACCAATAGATTTAATACAATTATTTTAA